In Oncorhynchus tshawytscha isolate Ot180627B linkage group LG23, Otsh_v2.0, whole genome shotgun sequence, the following proteins share a genomic window:
- the LOC112253767 gene encoding polyhomeotic-like protein 1, producing MDAGDDQNTASTNGNAPSAGNTRPPQIAHMSLYERQAVQALQALQRQPNAAQYFQQLMLQQQINSAQQLHNLAAVQQATLAASRQSNSPNHSVSQATTTVNLSTASGGGTMTNTRPLGPATSVTSSALNQSVLLGGNSAGQGQMYLRVNRSLRAPLAASQLIFMPGGTATAAVATVAQQQPQQQQQQQEVHPTSNAQSDNDQVQNLALHCISTPRVAAVKTEFPDRRDAANYSFSQQQHSQQQQQQFSQNTQQQQQQMANKLTSYTHPTALPSINVKTGNQLNMAPTAATSVPASSSPSPTLPLSQLLISPSGLCQARAVTTVTPAATVTHILVPTSNVPTSSQGYPIGSVAPKTNVNTQTLVVQPLQQSNTNMDKVSHSSGPVHIQPKTSQGHRLPVQLPPRHPPPILPAPPNTGCHHPPHVPVQLVGARQGSVGNSQALAQARSCCPQDNGTAIASTGGNTTAKPAIGSLKRKSETDATNEMAVELSQLCCPPMRDSAPPLSPAPTLDSAPKVVPAFSSPPTLSLPLPLSRGVGGQGDRAPLPQAVVKPQVLTHLIEGFVIQEGAEPFPVTGPVKEPLAMGVQQADNGGPAVLKCEYCESLAPASQFRGSKRFCSKTCAKRYNVSCSHHFQVSRGRASARPPGPPVPPDNIVRRRGPRRSSSEIACAKIAGRHLPVKECRSESSRSEDVSSCDGEEEEEDSPSLSPSSSLSCPRPAHCDPHLDDSAQGSLPLDEANFLSGSPAHWGVEEVCRFISSLQGCEDLAAQFLSQEIDGQALLLLREEHLISTMNIKLGPALKICAFINSLRD from the exons ATGGATGCAGGTGATGACCAGAACACGGCCTCTACCAATGGGAATGCTCCGTCTGCTGGGAACACCCGCCCTCCCCAGATAGCCCACATGTCTCTGTATGAGAGGCAAGCTGTGCAg GCCCTTCAGGCGCTGCAGAGACAGCCGAACGCAGCCCAGTACTTCCAGCAGCTCATGCTGCAGCAGCAAATCAACAGTGCCCAGCAGCTTCACAACCTGGCTGCCGTGCAACAG gccACCCTCGCTGCTAGTCGCCAGTCCAACTCTCCCAACCACAGTGTCTCCCAAGCAACCACCACT GTCAATCTGAGCACCGCCTCTGGGGGAGGAACCATGACCAATACCCGCCCCCTCGGCCCTGCCACGTCAGTGACATCATCAGCTCTCAACCAATCAGTGTTGCTGGGTGGGAACTCAGCCGGACAGGGCCAGATGTACCTGAGA GTCAACCGCTCCCTCAGGGCACCCCTCGCAGCCTCCCAGCTCATCTTCATGCCTGGTGGCACAGCAACGGCTGCTGTGGCGACAGTTGCACAGCAACAGCctcagcaacaacagcagcaacaggaagTCCATCCCACCTCCAATGCCCAATCCGACAATGACCAG GTGCAGAACCTGGCTCTCCACTGTATCTCCACTCCCAGAGTGGCCGCAGTGAAGACGGAGTTTCCAGACAGGAGAGATGCAG ccaaCTATTCTTTTAGTCAACAACAACATTctcagcagcaacagcagcagttcTCTCAGAACACccagcagcaacagcaacaaATGGCCAACAAACTGACTAGCTACACTCATCCCACTGCTCTCCCCAGTATAAATGTCAAGACTGGAAACCAGCTGAATATGGCCCCAACCGCTGCCACCTCAgttcctgcctcctcctccccctctcccacgctccctctctcccagctccTCATCTCCCCCTCAGGCCTTTGTCAGGCCCGGGCGGTAACCACGGTTACCCCTGCTGCCACGGTGACGCACATCCTAGTGCCCACCTCCAACGTTCCTACTTCCTCCCAGGGCTACCCCATAGGTTCAGTCGCTCCCAAAACTAACGTCAACACCCAGACCTTGGTGGTGCAGCCACTGCAGCAGTCCAACACTAACATGGACAAGGTGAGCCACAGCTCTGGCCCTGTGCACATACAGCCCAAAACCTCACAGGGTCACCGCTTACCTGTCCAGCTTCCCCCACGCCACCCTCCACCTATCCTCCCGGCTCCGCCCAACACGGGGTGTCATCACCCGCCCCATGTCCCAGTCCAGCTGGTGGGAGCTAGGCAGGGCTCAGTAGGAAACTCCCAGGCTTTGGCACAGGCCCGAAGCTGCTGCCCCCAGGACAACGGCACCGCTATAGCCTCTACTGGAGGGAACACCACG GCAAAGCCTGCAATTGGCTCATTGAAGAGGAAGTCGGAAACTGATGCAACCAATGAGATGGCAGTCGAACTTTCCCAACTTTGCTGTCCACCAATGAGAGATTCTGCCCCTCCTCTATCTCCCGCCCCCACGTTGGACTCAG cTCCTAAAGTGGTGCcagccttctcctctccccccaccctgtctctgcctctgcccctGTCTCGGGGAGTGGGGGGTCAGGGAGACAGAGCCCCTCTGCCCCAGGCAGTGGTCAAACCTCAGGTCCTCACCCACCTCATAGAGGGTTTTGTTATCCAGGAGGGAGCTGAGCCTTTCCCT GTGACTGGGCCAGTGAAGGAGCCTCTAGCCATGGGTGTTCAACAGGCTGACAATGGAGGCCCTGCAG TGTTGAAGTGTGAGTACTGTGAGAGCTTGGCTCCAGCCAGCCAGTTCAGGGGCTCCAAGAGGTTCTGCTCCAAGACCTGCGCTAAGAG ATACAATGTGAGCTGCAGTCATCACTTCCAGGTCAGTAGGGGGCGAGCTTCTGCACGGCCGCCTGGTCCTCCCGTTCCCCCAGACAACATCGTCAGACGCAGGGGTCCTCGCAGGAGTAGCTCGGAGATCGCCTGCGCTAAAATAGCCGGCAGACATTTGCCTGTCAAGGAG TGTCGTTCTGAGTCCAGTCGCTCAGAGGATGTGTCCAGCTGTgacggagaggaggaggaggaagattcCCCATCACTCTCCCCtagctcctccctctcctgccctaggCCTGCCCACTGTGATCCCCATTTGGACGACTCAGCTCAAGGCAGCCTCCCATTGGACGAGGCCAACTTCCTGTCTGGGAGCCCCGCCCATTGGGGTGTGGAGGAGGTCTGCAGGTTCATCTCTTCACTACAAG gtTGTGAGGACCTGGCTGCCCAGTTCCTGTCACAGGAGATAGACGGACAGGCCCTGCTGCTACTCAGAGAAGAACACCTAATCTCCACCATGAACATCAAACTAGGACCCGCCCTCAAGATCTGTGCCTTCATCAACAGCCTACGAGACTga
- the LOC112253768 gene encoding glutathione S-transferase kappa 1 isoform X1 gives MASSRKVIELFYDVVSPYSWLGFEVMCRYRNVWNIDLKLRPAFLGGIMQGSGNKPPGLVPNKFLYMTTDLHRLAQYFQVPISPPADPFEAMFEKGSLSAMRFVAAVQEREVGGDKQVEQVSRELWMRIWSQDKDITQPASLSEAAMKAGLSACEVEELLKLSTSKEIKDKLKRSTQEALDHRAFGFPLAVCHVNGKAEVFFGSDRFELIAHCIGQHILEELLASLANELATSVAGCALTNHQSHTPN, from the exons ATGGCAAGTTCTAGGAAAGTGATTGAACTGTTTTATGACGTGGTCTCTCCCTACTCATGGCTTGGCTTTGAG GTCATGTGCCGTTACAGAAATGTGTGGAACATTGACCTTAAACTACGTCCTGCGTTCTTGGGTGGCATCATGCAAGGATCAG GTAATAAGCCCCCAGGTCTGGTCCCAAACAAGTTCCTGTATATGACCACAGACCTGCACCGTCTAGCCCAGTACTTCCAGGTCCCCATCAGTCCCCCTGCTGACCCCTTTGAGGCCATGTTTGAAAAAG GCTCGCTGTCTGCCATGCGCTTTGTGGCGGCGGtacaggagagggaggtgggaggagatAAGCAGGTAGAGCAGGTGTCACGGGAGCTGTGGATGAGGATATGGAGCCAAGACAAAGACATTACCCAGCCTGCATCACTCTCTGAG GCAGCCATGAAGGCGGGGCTCTCAGCCTGTGAGGTGGAAGAGCTGCTGAAACTGTCCACCTCTAAGGAAATCAAAGACAAGCTGAAGAGATCCACCCAGGAAGCACTGGACCATAGG GCCTTTGGTTTTCCTCTGGCTGTGTGTCATGTGAATGGAAAGGCGGAGGTGTTCTTTGGCTCTGACCGATTTGAGCTCATTGCCCACTGCATAG GTCAACACATACTGGAGGAGTTACTGGCTAGTTTAGCTAACGAACTAGCTACGTCGGTCGCGGGGTGCGCATTGACGAACCACCAAAGTCACACCCCAAATTGA
- the LOC112253768 gene encoding glutathione S-transferase kappa 1 isoform X2 — MASSRKVIELFYDVVSPYSWLGFEVMCRYRNVWNIDLKLRPAFLGGIMQGSGNKPPGLVPNKFLYMTTDLHRLAQYFQVPISPPADPFEAMFEKGSLSAMRFVAAVQEREVGGDKQVEQVSRELWMRIWSQDKDITQPASLSEAAMKAGLSACEVEELLKLSTSKEIKDKLKRSTQEALDHRAFGFPLAVCHVNGKAEVFFGSDRFELIAHCIGEKWMGPQPAAAKL, encoded by the exons ATGGCAAGTTCTAGGAAAGTGATTGAACTGTTTTATGACGTGGTCTCTCCCTACTCATGGCTTGGCTTTGAG GTCATGTGCCGTTACAGAAATGTGTGGAACATTGACCTTAAACTACGTCCTGCGTTCTTGGGTGGCATCATGCAAGGATCAG GTAATAAGCCCCCAGGTCTGGTCCCAAACAAGTTCCTGTATATGACCACAGACCTGCACCGTCTAGCCCAGTACTTCCAGGTCCCCATCAGTCCCCCTGCTGACCCCTTTGAGGCCATGTTTGAAAAAG GCTCGCTGTCTGCCATGCGCTTTGTGGCGGCGGtacaggagagggaggtgggaggagatAAGCAGGTAGAGCAGGTGTCACGGGAGCTGTGGATGAGGATATGGAGCCAAGACAAAGACATTACCCAGCCTGCATCACTCTCTGAG GCAGCCATGAAGGCGGGGCTCTCAGCCTGTGAGGTGGAAGAGCTGCTGAAACTGTCCACCTCTAAGGAAATCAAAGACAAGCTGAAGAGATCCACCCAGGAAGCACTGGACCATAGG GCCTTTGGTTTTCCTCTGGCTGTGTGTCATGTGAATGGAAAGGCGGAGGTGTTCTTTGGCTCTGACCGATTTGAGCTCATTGCCCACTGCATAG GAGAGAAGTGGATGGGACCCCAGCCTGCTGCTGCCAAACTGTGA
- the LOC112255413 gene encoding LOW QUALITY PROTEIN: tyrosine-protein kinase STYK1 (The sequence of the model RefSeq protein was modified relative to this genomic sequence to represent the inferred CDS: deleted 2 bases in 1 codon) has translation MSSISEADSRCQPGDTICNISVYEQEVIIVPILLLASFLVVLVFIILLRYCPDKVDRIRPQNTVATSRSQRSRRQLHGIDAPLGINPLEHETIALDAPSYSTFSPTHSHPSSNCLSFSVRTPSLPPIPPKTFTPSSPSSPPPQSFTPSFTPMVQPRELPRQRLPESFNLVASLPAAFSLCSDKAVSLYRARMDNRNAVLRVLNDSASATERHNFLCFASFLSQLGPHPFLPELLGVVSLRVPLVTVVEELENRDLLSFLWRCRQDGVGGDPPCEITERRIFTMAKQVASALEFLHSRDLLHGNVRAHSVLVSRELTAKLWGLGGVYTRNTQGATQTEVPGMKKWQAPELLARRPANHSSDVWSFGILLFEMATLGDAPFSDISVNELLQFHQRGKTLRKPANCSNSLYSIIKACCQWKEQDRATLAEVDRKLQSGEKSANDKVLKVPEPINIEQYLQEAGYGESNSYTVF, from the exons ATGTCTTCAATATCAGAAGCAGACTCCCGCTGTCAACCAGGAGACACCATCTGTA ATATCAGTGTGTATGAGCAAGAAGTGATCATCGTGCCCATCCTCCTATTGGCTAGCTTCCTGGTCGTGCTGGTCTTCATCATCCTGCTACGGTACTGTCCTGACAAGGTGGACCGCATCCGACCACAGAACACTGTGGCCACGTCCAGATCACAGCGCTCCAGGAGACAACTGCACGGCATTGATg CTCCCCTGGGTATCAACCCCCTGGAACATGAGACTATTGCTCTTGATGCCCCCTCCTACTCTACCTTCTCCCCAACTCACTCCCACCCCTCCTCaaactgtctctccttctctgtgaggactccctctctccctcctatccc ACCCAAGACCTTTACCCCATCCTCCCCGTCCAGCCCCCCACCCCAGTCCTTCACACCTTCCTTCACCCCTATGGTCCAGCCCAGGGAGCTGCCTCGCCAGAGGCTGCCAGAGTCCTTCAACCTAGTGGCCTCGCTGCCCGCAGCCTTCTCCCTGTGCTCTGACaaggctgtctctctctacagggcCCGCATGGACAACAGGAACGCTGTGCTCCGAGTGCTCAACg ACTCTGCGAGCGCCACAGAGAGGCACAACTTCCTGTGCTTTGCTTCCTTCTTGTCCCAGCTGGGGCCACACCCCTTCCTGCCGGAGCTCCTGGGCGTGGTCTCTCTGCGTGTGCCCCTAGTTACCGTTGTTGAGGAGCTAGAGAACAGAGATCTGCTCAGCTTCCTGTGGCGGTGCAGACAG GATGGTGTGGGCGGGGACCCTCCATGTGAGATCACAGAGAGACGTATATTTACCATGGCCAAACAGGTAGCCTCTGCTCTG GAGTTCCTCCACAGCCGAGACCTTCTTCATGGCAACGTCCGTGCTCACAGCGTACTGGTCAGCCGGGAGCTGACGGCCAAGCTGTGGGGACTGGGCGGGGTCTACACCAGGAATACCCAGGGAGCTACTCAGACTGAAGTTCCTGGCATGAAGAAATGGCAGGCCCCCGAGCTATTGGCTAGGAGGCCTGCCAATCATAGCAGTGACGT CTGGTCGTTTGGCATCTTGTTGTTTGAAATGGCGACCTTGG gtgATGCTCCGTTTTCAGATATTTCTGTCAACGAGCTTCTACAGTTTCACCAGAGAGGGAAAACACTGAGAAAGCCAGCCAACTGCTCCAACTCACT GTACTCCATCATCAAGGCCTGCTGCCAATGGAAGGAGCAGGATCGCGCCACATTGGCTGAGGTTGACCGCAAGCTCCAGTCAGGAGAGAAGAGTGCCAACGACAAAGTCCTCAAGGTGCCTGAGCCAATCAACATCGAGCAGTACCTGCAAGAGGCTGGATATGGGGAGTCCAACAGCTACACAGTTTTTTGA